The Streptomyces sp. NBC_00454 DNA segment TCCGGTGCGGCGGGCCCTCGGACCGCCGAGTTCAGCGTTCGCACATCCAAGTGCCGCGAAGCGGTCATGTCGAATCCAGTCCTGCACGGAAGAAGTAAAGAAGCCAGGCCACGCGTCCTGTCGGCCTGGCTCTCCGTGTCCGGATCAGGAGCCGCCATGACCATCGCCCCCCTGTCCCCGTCCGCCCTTCCCCCCACCTCGGTCCCGGCCGTCTCCCGGGTGGCCACGCTGAACGCGGTGACCGCAACCGCGACCGCCACCGCGGCGGCCCCGACCTCCGAGGCCCCGGCCGCGCCCCGCTACGCCGTACGCCTCGCCCGCAACGAGGACGAGGTCCGCGCCGCCCAGCGGCTGCGCCACCAGGTCTTCGCGGGCGAGCTCGGAGCCCGCCTCGACGGCCCCGAGCCGGGCCTGGACGTCGATGCCTTCGACGCCTACTGCGATCACCTCCTCGTCCTCGACGAGGAGACCGAGCAGGTCGTCGGCACCTACCGGCTGCTGCCCCCCGAGCGCGCCGCCGTCGCCGGACGCCTCTACTCCGAGGGGGAGTTCGACCTCTCCGCGCTCGCGCCCATCCGCCCCGACCTGGTCGAGGTCGGCCGGTCCTGCGTCCACCCCGACCACCGCAACGGCGCCGTCATCGCCCTGATCTGGGCCGGCCTCGCCCGCTACATGGACCGCTCCGGACACAACTGGCTGGCCGGCTGCTGCTCGATTCCGCTGGCCGACGGCGGGGTCCTCGCCGCCGCCACCCGCGAGAACGTGCTGACCAGGAGCCTCGCCCCCGCCGAGTACCGGGTGACCCCGCACCTCCCCTGGAACCCGCAGGGCATCGCCTTCCCCGACCGGATGGAACTGCCGCCGCTGCTGCGCGGCTACCTGCGCCTGGGCGCCTGGGTCTGCGGGGAGCCCGCCCTCGACGCCGAGTTCGGCTGCGCCGACCTCTACGTCCTGCTCTCGCTGCGCCGCACCAACCCGCGCTACCTCAAGCACTTCCTCTCGCTCGCCCCGGGCGCATGAGCGTCTGGCTCCCCACCTCGCCCTGTACCCCCGAGGCCTGCGCCGGCCACGAGGGCGCCACCGCGAGCGTGCCGCGCGCCGTCCTGCGGCTCGGCGCCGCCGTCGCCCTGATCCTGCTCGGGATCCTGGGCGCCCCGCCGCTGCGCCTGCTGCCGCAGCGGCCCCGGCACCTGGTGGTCCGGGCCTGGGCGGCCGCACTGCTGGGCGCCTTCGGCCTGCGCATCACCGTGCACGGGAGCCCCGGCGCGGGCGGTGGCCGGCTGATCGTCGCCAACCACATCTCCTGGCTCGACATCCCCCTCGTCGCCGCCGTCCTGCCCTGCCGGATGCTGGCCAAGAGCGATATCCGCAGCTGGCCCGTGCTCGGCCCGCTCTCCCGGCAGGCCGGGACCCTGTTCATCGAGCGCGACCGGATCCGCGCGCTGCCCGCCACCGTCGAGGCCATGGCGCGCGCCCTGCTCGGGGGCGACCGCGTCGCCGTCTACCCCGAGGGCTCCACCTGGTGCGGGCGGGCCCAGGGAACCTTCCGGCGCGCCGCGTTCCAGGCCGCGCTGGACGCGCGGGTGCCCGTACAGCCGGTACGGATCGCCTACGTGATCGACGGCGGCGAGCAGGCCGGGGAGACGGCCGGGGCGCCCGCCTTCGTCGGGGACGACCCGCTGACCGCCTCCCTGTGGCGGATCGCGCGTGCCCGCGGGGTACGGGCCGAGGTGTGGCTGCTGCCGCGGATCCCGCCGGGCCGGTACGCGGACCGGCGGGACCTCGCGGCCGCGGCTCAGGCCGCCGTACTGGGGCGGCCGGAACCGGATCCGCGACCCGAGTCGCCCGTGCCCGCGGAGCCTCCCGTGTCGCCGGAGAGGCCCGTCTCGCCAACGCGGCCGCTGCTGCCGGGGGTTCCCTCCCAGCCGCCGGCGCCGATGCCGTCGGCCACCGCCAGGGACAGGGCGAAGCGGCCCGCCGCGTCCGTCCACCAGTGCGTCAGTTCCAGTCCGGCGGACGCCAGTTCCTTCCGGACGCCCTCCTGACGGAACTTCGCCGAGATCTCCGTCAGGATCTCCTCACCCACCTCGAAGGACACCTCCAGATCCAGGGCCCGGACCTTCACCAACGCCTGCTCCCGGGCCCGCAGTCGCATCTCGATCCACTCGTGCTCACGGTTCCACACCGCCACGTGATCGAAGTCGGCGGTGTGGAAATCCGCACCCAACTCCCGGTCTATGACGGTCAGTACGTTCTTGTTGAACTCGGCCGTCACCCCCTGGGCGTCGTCGTACGCCGACACCAGCACGGCCTCGTCCTTCACGAGGTCCGTCCCCATCAGCAGCGCGTCACCGGGCGAGAGCATCGCCCGTACGTCCGCCAGGAACACGGCCCGCTCCGGAGGCAGGAGATTGCCGATCGTGCCCCCCAGGAAGACCACCAGCCGCGGTCCGGGCACCTCGGGCAGCTGGAGCGGCTTCGTGAAGTCGGCCAGCAGCGCGTGCACCCGCAGGCCCGGATGCTCGGCCAGCAGCGCCTCGGCCGCTCCCTTCAGCGCGCTCTCGCTCACGTCCACCGGTACGTAGGTGTCCAGCGCGGGCATGGCCTCGATCAGGTGCCGGGTCTTCTCCGAAGAGCCGGAGCCCAGCTCCACCAGGGTGCGGGCGCCGCTCACCGAAGCGATCTCCTGGGCCCGTTCCAGGAGGATCTCCCGCTCGGCGCGGGTCGGGTAGTACTCGGGCAACCGGGTGATCTCCTCGAAGAGTTCACTGCCCCGGGCGTCGTAGAACCACTTGGGCGGCAGCATCTTCGGGGATTGGCTCAGCCCGTGCAGCACGTCCGTGCGCAGCGCCGCGTCGGCGGCGTCCTCGTCGAGCGTGCGGGTCAGCCGGAAGTCGTTCACGGGCCTTCGTCTCCTTGGTGCGGTGCGCTCGTAGAGGTCTCCTCCAGGTGGCCCTTCACGTCCTGCGGGGCTTCCTTCAAGGAGAAGAGTTCGATGCGGGTGCGGGTGGCGGTCAGCAGGGTCCGGTCGGGCACCTCGGTCCAGCGCGGATCGTCGTCGTAGGGCTCCGACGCCACCACCGTGCGCTGCGCGGCCGCGTCGGCCAGGTACCAGAGGGAGTCCCCCCAGGCCGTGGCCGCGATCGCCCGCCCGTCCGTCAGCAGCAGGTTCAGCCGGGACCCGGGCGCGGCCTCGGCCAGCTCCCGGACCGGTGCGGCGAGCGCCGCGCCCAGGGCGTCGCCCTTGCGTAGCCGGTGCAGGACCAGCGCCCACAGCAGCGCCGAATCCGTCCGGGCGGCCAGCGACAGCAGTTCCTGGGGCGGCAGCGAGGCCGCGACGGGGGCCGCCGCGTCGGGCCAGTCCCGAACCGATCCGTTGTGGCTGAACAGCCAGGGTCCCTCGGCGAACGGCGCGGCCGCCGCCTCGCCGTCCGCCCCGGCGCGCGTGGCGTCCCGTACGGCGGCCAGCACGGCGCCGCTGCGGACCACGCGCGCGAGATCGGCGAAGGACAGGTCCCCCCAGATCGGCCCGGCCCGCCGGTAGCGGGCCGGCACCGGGTCGCCCTCCGCGTACCAGCCGATGCCGAAGCCGTCGGCGTTGACGGTGCCGTGGTGTTGGTGGCGCGGCGCCCAGGACTGGCGGACCAGGGAGTGCTCGGGTTCGCTCAGCAGCCGCCCGAGCGTCACCGGGGGCCCCAGGTAGGCGAAATGACGGCACATCAGGCACCGCCATCCGGAGTCGGCTGCGCGCTCCGGGCGGTCCGGAAGCCCGAGAAGATCTGCCGGCGCACCGGCAGGTCCCAGTTGCGGAAGGTGCCCCGGCAGGCCACCGGGTCCACGGCGAACGAGCCCCCGCGCAGGACCTTGTGCTCGGGGCCGAAGAACACCTCCGAGTACTCGCGGTACGGGAACGCCCGGAACCCGGGATAGGGCAGGAAATCGGAAGAGGTCCATTCCCAGACGTCTCCGATGAGCTGGCGCACCCCGAGCGGGGAGGCCCCGGCCGGATAGCTGCCCGCGCGGGCCGGCCGCAGATGGCGCTGGCCGAGGTTGGCGCGGTCCGGGGTCGGGTCCTCGTCCCCCCACGGATAGCGGGTGGAACGGCCCGTCGCCGGATCGTGGCGGGCGGCCTTTTCCCACTCCGCCTCGGTGGGCAGCCGCCGCCCCGCCCAGCGGGAGTACGCGTCGGCCTCGTACCAGCTGACGTGCAGCACCGGTTCGTCCGCGGGTACCGGTTCGGTCACCCCGAACCGGCGGCGCAGCCACGTATCGCCCTCGCGGCGCCAGAAGAGCGGGGCCTCGATGCCGTGCCTGCGGATCTGCTCCCAGCCCTCCGCGGCCCACCACTGCCGGCTCCGGTATCCGCCGTCCGCGATGAAGGTCTGGTACGCGGCGTTGGTCACCGGCACGGTGTCGATCCAGAACTCCTCCGTGT contains these protein-coding regions:
- a CDS encoding GNAT family N-acetyltransferase gives rise to the protein MTIAPLSPSALPPTSVPAVSRVATLNAVTATATATAAAPTSEAPAAPRYAVRLARNEDEVRAAQRLRHQVFAGELGARLDGPEPGLDVDAFDAYCDHLLVLDEETEQVVGTYRLLPPERAAVAGRLYSEGEFDLSALAPIRPDLVEVGRSCVHPDHRNGAVIALIWAGLARYMDRSGHNWLAGCCSIPLADGGVLAAATRENVLTRSLAPAEYRVTPHLPWNPQGIAFPDRMELPPLLRGYLRLGAWVCGEPALDAEFGCADLYVLLSLRRTNPRYLKHFLSLAPGA
- the egtD gene encoding L-histidine N(alpha)-methyltransferase encodes the protein MNDFRLTRTLDEDAADAALRTDVLHGLSQSPKMLPPKWFYDARGSELFEEITRLPEYYPTRAEREILLERAQEIASVSGARTLVELGSGSSEKTRHLIEAMPALDTYVPVDVSESALKGAAEALLAEHPGLRVHALLADFTKPLQLPEVPGPRLVVFLGGTIGNLLPPERAVFLADVRAMLSPGDALLMGTDLVKDEAVLVSAYDDAQGVTAEFNKNVLTVIDRELGADFHTADFDHVAVWNREHEWIEMRLRAREQALVKVRALDLEVSFEVGEEILTEISAKFRQEGVRKELASAGLELTHWWTDAAGRFALSLAVADGIGAGGWEGTPGSSGRVGETGLSGDTGGSAGTGDSGRGSGSGRPSTAA
- the egtC gene encoding ergothioneine biosynthesis protein EgtC produces the protein MCRHFAYLGPPVTLGRLLSEPEHSLVRQSWAPRHQHHGTVNADGFGIGWYAEGDPVPARYRRAGPIWGDLSFADLARVVRSGAVLAAVRDATRAGADGEAAAAPFAEGPWLFSHNGSVRDWPDAAAPVAASLPPQELLSLAARTDSALLWALVLHRLRKGDALGAALAAPVRELAEAAPGSRLNLLLTDGRAIAATAWGDSLWYLADAAAQRTVVASEPYDDDPRWTEVPDRTLLTATRTRIELFSLKEAPQDVKGHLEETSTSAPHQGDEGP
- the egtB gene encoding ergothioneine biosynthesis protein EgtB, whose translation is MTTEPELLRERAAAALTAARVRTAGLTDSSAVSDADLTAQHSPLMSPLVWDLAHIGNMEELWLLRNVAGRESMHPEIDPLYDAFEHPRSERPKLPLLGPDEARRYAAEVRGRVFDLLERTPLEGTALLDGGYVFGMIAQHEQQHDETMLITHQLRQGGPVLTAPDPDPPRGAPPHAAEVLIPGGPFTMGTSAEPWSLDNERPAHVRDTEEFWIDTVPVTNAAYQTFIADGGYRSRQWWAAEGWEQIRRHGIEAPLFWRREGDTWLRRRFGVTEPVPADEPVLHVSWYEADAYSRWAGRRLPTEAEWEKAARHDPATGRSTRYPWGDEDPTPDRANLGQRHLRPARAGSYPAGASPLGVRQLIGDVWEWTSSDFLPYPGFRAFPYREYSEVFFGPEHKVLRGGSFAVDPVACRGTFRNWDLPVRRQIFSGFRTARSAQPTPDGGA